The following are encoded together in the Arcticibacterium luteifluviistationis genome:
- a CDS encoding Gfo/Idh/MocA family protein, translating to MSKTINWGIIGIGKIAEKFASDLATVENAKLVAVASRSIDRAKEFGGRHDSTFAYGSYEEIFNTPDLDAIYIATPHTSHAECTKLCLNKGVAVLCEKPFAMNEQEVKEMIHLAEEKQTFLMEALWTRFLPSTKKVLEIIDSKALGDIKLLQADFGFIPPFFPERRVLNPEYGGGAFLDIGIYPAFLSLLILGYPSTILATSTKGPTGVDETTAFLYQYGNNNIAKLSCTFGAETNTEATIFGTEGRIVMKKRFHDTKEIELIPNEGEPQVFNFPRETFGYNHEIEEVNDCLRKGKTSSDLWPLSQSLKLIQLLDKTREEAGIVYKTDKS from the coding sequence ATGAGTAAGACAATTAATTGGGGAATTATTGGAATAGGCAAAATAGCAGAGAAATTTGCATCAGATTTAGCCACCGTAGAAAATGCAAAATTGGTAGCAGTAGCTTCTCGCTCCATTGATAGGGCAAAGGAATTCGGCGGTCGACATGACTCAACCTTCGCTTATGGCTCCTATGAAGAAATATTCAATACACCAGATCTAGATGCTATCTACATAGCCACTCCTCATACCAGTCATGCAGAATGCACTAAACTCTGCCTAAATAAGGGCGTAGCTGTTCTCTGCGAAAAACCATTTGCTATGAACGAGCAAGAGGTTAAAGAGATGATTCACCTAGCAGAAGAGAAACAAACCTTCTTAATGGAAGCTCTTTGGACTCGTTTTTTGCCTAGCACTAAAAAAGTACTTGAAATTATAGATTCAAAAGCCCTAGGTGACATAAAACTACTACAAGCAGACTTTGGCTTTATTCCTCCTTTTTTCCCTGAAAGAAGAGTCTTAAACCCTGAATATGGCGGTGGAGCATTTTTGGATATAGGCATCTATCCTGCTTTTTTATCACTTCTAATTTTGGGTTATCCTTCTACCATTTTAGCGACTTCTACTAAAGGACCAACAGGCGTAGACGAAACCACAGCCTTTCTATATCAATATGGTAATAATAATATTGCCAAGTTAAGCTGCACTTTTGGTGCTGAAACAAACACCGAAGCAACTATTTTCGGAACAGAAGGCCGCATAGTTATGAAAAAAAGGTTTCATGACACAAAGGAAATTGAATTGATTCCAAACGAAGGAGAGCCCCAAGTTTTCAATTTCCCGAGAGAGACTTTTGGGTACAATCATGAGATAGAAGAAGTAAATGATTGCCTAAGGAAAGGCAAAACATCCTCAGACTTATGGCCTCTCTCTCAAAGCTTAAAGCTGATACAGTTATTAGATAAAACCAGAGAAGAGGCTGGAATTGTTTATAAAACAGATAAGTCTTAA
- a CDS encoding T9SS type A sorting domain-containing protein, protein MNSFKWLLTTFILLINLHAFSQTYSITSQHSFGGDEDDAANDLIKTSDNGIIMVGSTHSKNSFDVGESNAARGSGGSDFWVVKLDKNGNIVWSKTFGGSNDDEATSIAKTSNGEYVIVGSTKSTDGDANYNGDNGGILMIRLKEDGSLVSTRIIPGGRRFTQDTYHYASTFSKPAVAVSSDGFIYIGGTHEIGNSPYKAKQFYLTKLTPVGDTLWQKIFGSDFDEQLSNIAIASNGDVQMVGSTTSNASQIAGAGNGNLDFLAIRVDSNGNLLWQRAWGGNNIDAIHGLVENHQKTGFVLVGETSSSQGTINSNFGNKDAFLFEIDANGSLKWKTAYGGESNDNLYNIVYSGTSNYLAFGTSDSRLTGVTSKGPLTDILTLTVSSSGQIINAGQYGGEDLDVGRGGIALSNETWAIAGVSRSSSEDVSKNNGENDFWLLKLGEPTPIEITNFIGFKNLDNQGEISWRTSYESSAKSIVIEKSADNISFIPLQTFSISGNSTSRKNYSYLDPQLRVGSNYYRLKYYGTNGKTYIGPGLLIENIPLALAPEKIEVSLYPNPSPEKAVISVFDPEATIAIFNVSGILQKSESSYSNEDGWLLNLQSLNPGAYIVKVLTKNHSLTKRFIKK, encoded by the coding sequence ATGAACTCTTTTAAATGGCTATTAACAACCTTCATATTGTTAATAAACCTTCACGCATTTTCACAGACTTACAGTATAACATCTCAGCACTCTTTTGGTGGAGATGAAGATGATGCTGCAAACGATCTTATAAAAACATCTGATAATGGTATTATCATGGTGGGATCCACCCATTCAAAAAACAGTTTTGATGTAGGCGAGTCCAATGCAGCTAGAGGAAGTGGCGGTAGTGACTTTTGGGTGGTGAAACTAGATAAGAATGGAAACATAGTTTGGTCTAAAACTTTTGGAGGAAGTAATGATGACGAAGCCACTAGTATCGCCAAAACTTCTAATGGAGAATATGTAATAGTAGGCTCAACGAAATCAACAGATGGTGATGCCAACTATAACGGAGACAATGGTGGAATATTAATGATTCGCTTAAAAGAGGATGGCAGCCTAGTATCTACAAGGATTATCCCCGGAGGAAGGAGGTTTACACAAGACACTTATCATTACGCCAGCACCTTTTCAAAACCAGCCGTGGCAGTTTCAAGCGATGGATTTATTTACATTGGCGGCACACATGAAATCGGAAACTCACCGTATAAGGCAAAACAGTTTTACTTAACAAAGTTGACCCCTGTGGGTGATACACTTTGGCAAAAAATATTTGGTAGCGATTTTGACGAACAGCTTTCTAATATCGCAATAGCTTCTAATGGCGACGTACAGATGGTGGGTAGTACTACCTCAAATGCCTCCCAAATAGCTGGTGCAGGAAATGGAAATCTAGATTTTTTAGCCATCAGAGTTGACAGCAATGGAAACCTACTTTGGCAAAGAGCTTGGGGTGGAAATAATATTGATGCAATTCACGGATTGGTTGAAAATCATCAAAAAACAGGCTTTGTTTTGGTAGGTGAAACAAGTTCTTCTCAAGGAACTATCAATTCTAACTTTGGAAATAAAGATGCGTTCCTATTTGAAATAGACGCCAATGGAAGCTTGAAATGGAAAACCGCCTATGGTGGAGAAAGTAATGACAATCTTTATAACATCGTTTATAGTGGAACTAGTAACTATTTGGCTTTTGGAACTAGTGACTCTAGACTTACGGGAGTAACATCAAAGGGCCCACTTACTGACATACTAACACTTACCGTTAGCTCTTCTGGTCAGATTATCAATGCAGGACAATATGGAGGAGAAGATTTAGACGTAGGCCGTGGGGGCATTGCATTAAGCAACGAAACATGGGCTATTGCGGGCGTAAGTCGTAGCTCCTCTGAAGATGTAAGCAAAAATAATGGAGAAAACGACTTCTGGCTTTTAAAGCTCGGTGAACCTACTCCTATAGAAATCACGAACTTCATAGGGTTTAAAAACCTTGACAATCAAGGAGAAATTTCATGGAGAACTAGTTACGAATCCTCCGCAAAATCTATTGTAATAGAAAAGAGTGCCGACAATATCTCTTTCATTCCACTTCAAACATTTTCAATTTCAGGAAACAGTACCAGCAGAAAAAACTACAGTTATTTGGATCCACAGCTAAGAGTGGGATCTAACTACTATCGCCTAAAATATTATGGCACTAATGGCAAAACTTACATAGGACCTGGCTTGCTTATTGAGAATATACCACTGGCTTTAGCACCTGAAAAGATAGAAGTTAGCTTATACCCTAATCCATCACCAGAAAAGGCCGTAATCTCTGTATTTGACCCTGAAGCAACTATTGCTATTTTTAATGTCTCTGGTATTTTGCAAAAATCAGAAAGTTCTTACTCTAATGAGGATGGATGGCTATTAAACCTTCAGTCCTTAAACCCTGGTGCCTACATTGTTAAAGTACTTACCAAAAATCACAGCCTAACAAAGCGTTTTATAAAAAAATAA
- a CDS encoding polyprenol monophosphomannose synthase has product MTEENLVIIPTYNEKENIEAIILKVFSLSVPFHVLIVDDGSPDGTGDIVKNLQLTYPNQLHLEERKGKLGLGTAYIHGFKWALNRGYQFVFEMDADFSHNPDDLVRLYDSCKKDGNDMSIGSRYISGVNVVNWPIGRVLMSYFAGVYVRFLTRMPFMDPTGGFVCYTRKVLETIPLDKITFVGYAFQIEMKFNAYLYKFKVHEVPIIFTDRTKGTSKMSSGIFKEAIFGVVIMKIWSWFKKFER; this is encoded by the coding sequence ATGACAGAAGAGAATTTAGTTATCATACCCACTTATAATGAGAAAGAGAATATTGAGGCTATAATCCTTAAGGTTTTTAGTCTTTCTGTACCTTTTCATGTGCTTATAGTGGATGATGGCTCTCCAGACGGTACTGGTGATATTGTAAAAAATCTTCAATTGACTTACCCGAACCAACTTCACTTAGAAGAGCGTAAAGGAAAACTAGGCTTAGGTACAGCTTATATTCATGGTTTCAAATGGGCACTAAATAGGGGATATCAATTCGTTTTTGAAATGGATGCCGATTTTTCACATAATCCAGATGACTTAGTGCGGCTGTACGACTCTTGTAAAAAAGATGGGAATGACATGTCGATTGGTTCTAGGTATATATCTGGAGTAAATGTGGTTAACTGGCCTATTGGCAGAGTTTTGATGTCCTATTTCGCGGGTGTTTATGTTCGTTTTTTGACAAGAATGCCTTTTATGGACCCAACGGGCGGTTTTGTATGCTATACAAGAAAGGTGTTAGAAACCATTCCTTTGGATAAAATCACTTTTGTGGGCTATGCATTTCAAATAGAGATGAAATTTAACGCCTATCTCTACAAGTTTAAAGTACATGAAGTACCTATAATATTTACGGACCGAACCAAAGGCACCTCAAAAATGTCGTCAGGCATTTTCAAGGAAGCCATCTTTGGTGTGGTAATAATGAAAATATGGAGCTGGTTTAAGAAATTTGAGCGTTAA
- a CDS encoding NADP-dependent isocitrate dehydrogenase: MSKIIYTITDEAPALATYSLLPIIKAFTSKAGVAVETRDISLAARILSAFPEYLKEDQRQSDDLAELGELAKSPEANIIKLPNVSASVPQLEAAIKELQSQGYALPDYPEEPKTDEEKAVFAKYSKLKGSAVNPVLREGNSDRRAPKAVKTYAKNNPHSMGAWSADSATHVATMSSGDFCSNEKSVTVPTATDVKVELVAKDGSVTVLKDKISLLAGEILDSTVMSKKALISFLSEQIADAKAKNVLFSLHMKATMMKVSDPIIFGHAVKVFFKPVFEKYADTIEKLGVDVNNGFGDLLNKISELPAAEKAAIEADIQACYENGPALAMVNSDKGITNLNVPSDVIIDASMPAMIRTSGQMWNAAGKQQDTKAVIPDSSYASVYEETIEFCKKNGALDPTTMGSVSNVGLMAQKAEEYGSHDKTFEIPTDGVVKVIDASGATLMEHAVEAGDIWRACQAKDAPIQDWVKLAVNRAKATGTPTIFWLDKNRAHDAQLIEKVNKYLPNYDTTGLEIKIMSPKDATRFSLERIIKGEDTISVTGNVLRDYLTDLFPILEVGTSAKMLSIVPLMNGGGLFETGAGGSAPKHVQQFVEENHLRWDSLGEFLAIAVSLDHLGEKDNNQKARILGETLDTATEKLLLNRKSPSRKVKELDNRGSHFYLAMYWAEELANQTEDKDLQALFTDISSKLEANETNIVDELNAVQGKAVDMGGYYQPSDDKTSAAMRPSATFNGIIASL, from the coding sequence ATGTCAAAAATCATTTATACCATAACCGACGAAGCACCAGCTTTGGCGACTTACTCTTTACTCCCAATTATAAAAGCTTTTACTTCTAAGGCTGGTGTAGCTGTAGAAACTAGAGACATTTCGTTGGCTGCTAGAATTTTATCCGCTTTTCCTGAGTACTTAAAAGAAGACCAAAGACAAAGCGATGATCTAGCTGAGTTGGGCGAATTAGCAAAATCGCCAGAAGCTAATATTATCAAATTGCCAAACGTTTCGGCTTCGGTTCCTCAACTAGAAGCAGCAATAAAAGAATTACAGTCTCAAGGATATGCCCTTCCAGACTACCCTGAAGAGCCAAAAACAGACGAAGAAAAAGCTGTTTTTGCAAAATATAGTAAACTTAAAGGAAGTGCGGTAAATCCTGTACTTCGCGAAGGTAATTCAGACAGAAGAGCACCAAAAGCAGTTAAAACTTACGCCAAAAACAACCCACATAGCATGGGTGCTTGGTCTGCAGACTCTGCTACACACGTAGCCACTATGAGCTCAGGTGACTTCTGCTCTAATGAAAAGTCTGTTACCGTACCAACTGCCACAGATGTGAAAGTTGAACTAGTTGCCAAAGATGGTTCTGTTACTGTTTTAAAAGACAAAATTTCTTTACTAGCTGGAGAAATTTTAGATAGCACAGTAATGAGCAAAAAAGCTTTGATTAGCTTTTTATCAGAACAAATAGCTGATGCAAAAGCGAAGAACGTTCTTTTCTCGCTTCACATGAAGGCCACTATGATGAAGGTTTCTGACCCTATCATTTTTGGACATGCTGTAAAGGTTTTCTTCAAACCAGTATTTGAAAAATATGCTGACACTATTGAAAAACTTGGTGTTGATGTAAATAATGGTTTTGGCGATTTACTTAATAAAATCTCTGAGCTTCCTGCAGCTGAAAAGGCGGCAATTGAGGCTGACATTCAGGCTTGCTATGAAAATGGTCCTGCTTTAGCCATGGTTAATTCTGACAAAGGAATTACCAACCTTAACGTACCTAGTGATGTTATCATTGATGCTTCTATGCCTGCCATGATAAGAACATCGGGTCAAATGTGGAATGCGGCTGGAAAACAACAAGACACTAAAGCAGTTATTCCAGATAGTAGCTATGCTTCTGTTTATGAAGAAACCATCGAATTCTGTAAAAAGAATGGTGCTCTTGACCCTACTACAATGGGTAGTGTTTCTAACGTTGGCCTAATGGCTCAAAAAGCAGAAGAGTATGGTTCTCACGATAAAACATTTGAAATACCTACTGATGGTGTTGTAAAAGTTATAGATGCAAGTGGTGCTACGCTCATGGAGCATGCTGTAGAAGCTGGTGATATCTGGAGAGCTTGTCAAGCTAAAGATGCACCTATTCAAGACTGGGTAAAACTAGCTGTAAATAGAGCTAAGGCTACAGGTACACCAACTATCTTTTGGTTAGACAAAAACCGAGCTCACGATGCTCAGTTGATTGAGAAAGTAAATAAATACCTTCCAAATTATGATACAACTGGTTTAGAGATTAAAATAATGTCTCCTAAAGACGCAACTCGTTTTTCTTTAGAAAGAATTATAAAAGGAGAAGACACCATATCTGTAACAGGAAACGTGTTAAGAGATTACTTAACAGACCTTTTCCCTATCTTAGAAGTTGGTACTTCTGCTAAAATGCTTTCCATTGTACCATTAATGAATGGTGGCGGATTGTTTGAAACTGGTGCTGGTGGTTCTGCCCCAAAACACGTTCAGCAGTTTGTAGAAGAAAACCATTTAAGATGGGACTCTCTTGGAGAATTTTTAGCTATTGCAGTTTCTTTAGACCACTTAGGTGAAAAAGACAATAACCAGAAAGCAAGAATTTTAGGTGAAACCTTAGATACCGCTACAGAGAAATTACTTTTAAACAGAAAATCTCCATCTAGAAAAGTTAAAGAATTAGATAACAGAGGAAGCCACTTCTACCTTGCTATGTACTGGGCAGAAGAGTTAGCAAACCAAACAGAAGATAAAGACCTTCAAGCTCTTTTCACTGATATCTCTTCAAAACTTGAGGCAAATGAGACCAATATTGTAGACGAGTTAAATGCTGTACAAGGAAAAGCTGTTGACATGGGCGGCTACTACCAGCCATCTGATGATAAAACATCAGCGGCAATGAGACCGAGTGCTACATTCAACGGAATTATCGCTTCTCTTTAA
- a CDS encoding NeuD/PglB/VioB family sugar acetyltransferase → MDNPVIIFGAGTLGKIALDIFNENNVLIYGILDDKVELHNTEIGTVMIMGATDDAGILKIIGKKTEAFVAVKNQADRKSLAEMLNTKRKTMPINAIHKSAVVSEEAVIGHGNLIAANTVVGPFAKIGNLNILGTSVVLDAEAEIGNYVEIGSGSVISSEAKIEEGAFLGSNVTVVSGITIGKNARVGAGSVVIENVAENATFFGNPAKAIG, encoded by the coding sequence ATGGACAATCCCGTTATAATTTTTGGTGCTGGCACCTTAGGCAAAATAGCTCTCGATATATTTAATGAAAACAATGTGCTCATTTACGGCATTTTGGATGATAAAGTAGAGCTTCACAATACCGAAATAGGAACGGTCATGATTATGGGTGCTACGGACGATGCCGGAATCCTAAAAATTATTGGCAAAAAAACAGAGGCTTTTGTAGCTGTTAAAAACCAAGCCGACAGAAAAAGCCTTGCGGAAATGCTAAACACAAAACGCAAGACTATGCCAATTAACGCTATTCATAAATCAGCAGTGGTGTCTGAAGAAGCGGTTATAGGTCATGGTAATTTAATAGCCGCAAACACAGTAGTTGGACCTTTTGCAAAAATTGGCAACTTAAACATCTTAGGTACTTCTGTAGTTCTAGATGCCGAAGCTGAAATCGGAAACTATGTAGAGATAGGAAGTGGTTCTGTTATTAGCAGTGAAGCAAAGATTGAGGAAGGTGCCTTTTTGGGAAGCAATGTTACCGTAGTTTCAGGAATAACTATTGGTAAAAATGCACGTGTGGGAGCAGGCTCTGTGGTAATAGAAAATGTAGCTGAAAACGCCACGTTTTTTGGTAACCCGGCCAAAGCTATCGGATAG
- a CDS encoding DUF58 domain-containing protein codes for MKKIFSRLDKYEIRIRKAVNSQMHGNFSSIFKGTGLEFADLRTYQYGDDVRTIDWITTAKGHGAYVKIFKEEKEQTVFFLLDMSASQQVGEQGRAKIDRAKEICGVMALSAIKESSHVGLYCFSDQKELYLKPNNGMKHAYSFILKLFQTVPKSFKTDITEAIRFTLNILKRKSVIIMISDFQDEGYQDNLKALAKKHDLVVLHLYDDREINLPELGLIPIQDTENNTLSWVNTSSKRFQKGMKQSFNDSKNSLEKLCRQYNASYLSISSTEDFIPRLVELFRVRK; via the coding sequence GTGAAAAAGATATTTTCCAGACTGGACAAATATGAAATTAGAATTAGAAAAGCCGTCAACTCTCAAATGCACGGTAACTTTAGCTCTATCTTTAAGGGGACCGGTTTGGAGTTTGCCGACTTAAGAACATATCAATACGGAGATGATGTAAGAACAATAGACTGGATTACCACAGCAAAAGGACATGGGGCCTATGTCAAAATTTTCAAAGAAGAAAAAGAACAAACCGTATTTTTCTTGCTTGACATGAGTGCTTCACAGCAAGTTGGAGAACAGGGAAGAGCAAAAATTGACAGGGCAAAAGAAATTTGTGGGGTCATGGCATTATCTGCCATCAAAGAATCTAGCCATGTCGGCTTATACTGTTTCTCAGACCAAAAAGAACTTTATTTAAAGCCAAATAACGGTATGAAGCACGCCTATAGCTTCATACTAAAACTATTTCAAACTGTTCCAAAGTCATTTAAAACCGATATTACTGAAGCTATACGATTCACTTTAAATATTCTGAAAAGGAAAAGCGTTATTATCATGATTTCTGACTTTCAGGATGAAGGCTACCAAGACAACCTTAAGGCTCTTGCTAAAAAACACGATTTGGTAGTTTTACATTTATATGACGACAGAGAGATTAACCTACCAGAATTAGGGCTGATACCTATCCAAGACACGGAAAATAACACCTTGAGTTGGGTTAACACCTCCTCTAAGAGATTTCAAAAAGGAATGAAGCAATCGTTTAATGATAGTAAAAACAGCTTAGAAAAACTCTGCAGACAATACAATGCTTCTTATCTCTCCATATCGTCTACAGAAGATTTTATCCCAAGACTCGTTGAATTATTCAGAGTAAGGAAATGA
- a CDS encoding DUF4296 domain-containing protein encodes MKIIKVLVLALFFTSCGNEDAPENLISEDVMVDLVTQTHILEAQVGRMNLNSYDSARVAFQYLENKLWMEFGVDSAQYNESYEYYAKYPKLFTQIYERVEDKLDAMENEAKEIETAEPITRE; translated from the coding sequence TTGAAAATTATCAAGGTACTAGTTTTGGCATTATTTTTCACGAGTTGTGGTAATGAAGACGCTCCAGAAAATCTGATTTCAGAAGATGTTATGGTTGACTTGGTTACCCAAACGCATATCTTGGAAGCACAGGTGGGGAGGATGAATTTAAACAGTTATGACTCTGCCAGGGTTGCTTTTCAGTATCTTGAGAATAAGCTTTGGATGGAATTCGGGGTAGATTCTGCACAGTACAATGAGAGTTATGAGTATTATGCCAAATATCCAAAGCTCTTTACTCAGATTTATGAAAGAGTAGAAGACAAACTAGATGCCATGGAAAATGAGGCAAAAGAGATAGAAACGGCTGAGCCAATTACGAGAGAATAA
- a CDS encoding carboxypeptidase-like regulatory domain-containing protein — translation MSKLILQKFMPIVFILFLAAFTTKAQSTITGIITDAETKEPLIGVSVQVKGKIIGTITDIKGEFELNTSTPTPFEIVVSYIGFQTQEIQITSDNTNLQISLDEQSLLGQEVVVAASRVEESVMKSPVTVEKMDIRAIQQNASASFYEGLANMKGIDMTTQGLLFKSINMRGFGATGNPRTVQMIDGMDNSAPGLNFPMDNIIGIPELDLESVEVLPGAASALYGPNAINGLILMNSKSPFLYQGLSANVKTGIMVADNRDTKTTPFYDASIRYAKAFNNKWAFKVNLSYLSADDWQATDYTNLNAASGNPYETDAMNIYGDEVQANMTTVANGLLASPAVPDALKGQLQGALDAGLVPNANVSRTGFIERDLVDYNTHSFKFNGALHYRINDKIEAVGQVNTGSGTTVYTGTGRYSLRNFKLSQYKLELKGDNFTVRGYTTQERSGDSYFSGLTAVGMLNEVSPHANWFGEYLQGFLTGKLGGAADAASHAAARAYADRNLPVSGSSEYNSLYEKYRTTAIVDGGGGFTEKTNMYHADGVYNFKNEISFVDLLVGGNVRQYQLRSNGTLFADTKDGRTGSIPINEWGAFAQVAKSVFNDHLKLTASMRYDKNENFDGQFSPRFSAVTSFGNSNIRLSVQQGFRIPTTQNQYIDLATPSGTLIGGLPEFNDRYNLGNGVSLVTLTALATGQFPFTSEQVASIQEKSTNYAIAAVTPSIPLIQQGVIAAVQTQVTAGVTAQVQAAVQAGQIAPENAEAAIIAGVTATMSSPEIAATIAGGVEAVVTEKVTEVATQVSGAYAAEALPKYQYKQLQPEKIVSYEIGYKGIIGKKLLVDAYYYYSKYTNFIGTTSVIVPIAAAGPGLPIESGVASASTRLAYSRPANTSQEITVQGWAAQLDYSLPNRFTIGGNIAFNQLQGFTPSDELQSSGFNTPAYRYNLSFGRRIAPGNDFGFNINFRHQDEFTWESSFGVPTNSSLARYQNTQVPVVNNIDAQVSYKLSSIKSIVKIGGSNIGGKPYIQAYGSPSVGSMYYVSLTFDELLN, via the coding sequence ATGTCTAAACTTATCCTCCAAAAGTTTATGCCAATAGTATTTATACTATTTCTGGCAGCTTTTACTACTAAAGCCCAAAGCACGATAACGGGTATCATTACAGACGCTGAAACTAAAGAACCACTTATAGGTGTAAGTGTTCAGGTTAAAGGAAAAATCATAGGAACTATTACGGACATAAAAGGTGAGTTTGAGCTTAACACTTCTACTCCTACCCCTTTTGAAATTGTAGTGAGTTACATCGGTTTTCAAACTCAAGAAATACAAATAACTAGCGATAACACTAACCTTCAAATTTCTCTTGATGAGCAATCACTTCTAGGTCAAGAGGTGGTAGTAGCTGCCTCAAGAGTAGAGGAAAGCGTAATGAAGTCGCCAGTAACTGTAGAGAAAATGGACATAAGAGCCATTCAACAAAACGCCTCTGCTAGTTTTTATGAAGGCTTAGCCAACATGAAAGGAATTGACATGACTACCCAGGGTCTTCTATTCAAATCTATCAACATGAGAGGTTTTGGAGCTACTGGTAACCCAAGAACAGTTCAAATGATTGACGGAATGGACAACTCTGCTCCAGGTCTTAACTTCCCAATGGATAATATCATTGGTATTCCTGAGCTAGACTTAGAAAGTGTTGAGGTGCTACCTGGTGCAGCATCAGCTCTATATGGCCCAAATGCCATCAACGGTCTTATCCTAATGAACTCAAAAAGTCCGTTTTTATATCAAGGTTTAAGTGCCAATGTAAAAACAGGTATAATGGTTGCGGATAACAGAGACACAAAAACTACCCCTTTTTATGACGCATCTATAAGATATGCAAAAGCCTTCAATAACAAATGGGCATTTAAAGTAAACTTATCTTACCTATCAGCAGACGATTGGCAAGCTACTGACTACACCAACTTAAATGCTGCCTCAGGAAATCCTTACGAAACAGATGCCATGAATATTTATGGTGATGAAGTTCAGGCAAACATGACTACGGTTGCAAACGGTCTTTTAGCTAGCCCTGCAGTACCTGACGCCTTAAAAGGTCAACTACAAGGAGCCTTAGATGCGGGTCTAGTTCCAAATGCCAATGTAAGTAGAACAGGTTTTATTGAAAGAGACCTAGTAGACTACAACACCCATAGTTTTAAATTTAACGGGGCTCTTCATTACAGAATTAATGACAAAATAGAAGCTGTAGGTCAGGTAAATACTGGTTCAGGAACTACTGTTTATACAGGAACTGGAAGATACTCCCTTAGAAACTTTAAGTTATCTCAATATAAATTAGAGTTAAAAGGAGACAACTTCACAGTTCGTGGATATACTACACAAGAACGTTCTGGTGATTCTTATTTTTCGGGACTTACTGCTGTTGGAATGCTAAATGAAGTTAGTCCTCATGCAAATTGGTTTGGAGAATACCTTCAAGGTTTCCTTACAGGTAAATTAGGTGGAGCTGCTGATGCCGCTTCGCATGCTGCCGCAAGAGCTTATGCAGACAGGAATCTTCCAGTCTCTGGTTCTAGCGAATATAATTCATTATACGAGAAGTATAGAACCACAGCTATTGTAGATGGCGGTGGTGGTTTTACAGAAAAAACCAACATGTACCACGCTGATGGTGTTTATAACTTCAAAAATGAAATCTCATTTGTAGACTTACTTGTTGGAGGTAATGTTCGCCAATATCAACTAAGATCTAACGGAACATTATTTGCAGATACTAAAGATGGAAGAACAGGTAGTATTCCTATTAACGAGTGGGGAGCTTTTGCTCAAGTAGCGAAAAGTGTATTTAACGATCACCTAAAGCTTACTGCTTCTATGCGATATGATAAGAACGAAAACTTTGACGGTCAATTTAGCCCAAGGTTCTCTGCAGTAACTTCTTTTGGTAACTCTAACATTCGCCTTTCTGTGCAGCAAGGTTTCCGAATTCCTACTACACAAAATCAATACATTGACTTAGCAACACCTTCAGGAACACTGATTGGTGGCTTGCCAGAGTTTAATGACAGATATAACTTAGGTAACGGAGTTTCTTTAGTAACACTTACCGCTTTAGCCACAGGTCAGTTCCCTTTTACTAGTGAGCAAGTAGCTTCTATTCAAGAAAAGTCAACAAACTATGCTATAGCAGCAGTTACTCCAAGTATCCCTTTAATACAGCAAGGTGTAATAGCCGCTGTTCAAACTCAAGTAACTGCTGGAGTGACAGCTCAAGTTCAAGCTGCAGTTCAAGCTGGTCAAATAGCTCCAGAAAATGCAGAAGCAGCAATCATTGCTGGAGTAACAGCAACAATGAGTAGCCCTGAAATTGCGGCAACTATTGCTGGTGGTGTTGAGGCTGTAGTTACAGAAAAAGTTACGGAAGTGGCTACCCAAGTAAGTGGAGCATATGCGGCAGAAGCCTTACCAAAATATCAATACAAGCAACTTCAGCCAGAAAAGATTGTTTCTTACGAAATCGGTTATAAAGGCATAATAGGCAAAAAACTACTAGTTGACGCTTATTACTATTATAGTAAGTACACGAATTTCATAGGTACAACCTCTGTAATTGTTCCGATAGCCGCTGCTGGCCCGGGTCTTCCTATAGAATCTGGTGTGGCTAGTGCAAGTACAAGGTTAGCGTATTCTAGACCTGCTAATACTTCTCAAGAAATCACAGTTCAAGGTTGGGCTGCACAGTTAGATTATTCATTACCTAACAGATTCACCATAGGTGGTAACATCGCGTTTAATCAACTTCAAGGTTTCACTCCTTCTGATGAATTACAGTCTTCAGGTTTTAACACTCCAGCATATCGTTATAACTTAAGCTTCGGAAGAAGAATCGCTCCAGGAAATGACTTTGGATTTAACATCAACTTTAGACACCAAGATGAGTTTACTTGGGAATCAAGCTTTGGCGTCCCTACCAACTCTAGCTTAGCAAGATATCAAAATACGCAAGTACCTGTAGTTAATAACATAGATGCACAAGTAAGCTACAAGCTTTCTTCTATCAAGTCTATTGTGAAAATTGGAGGTTCTAACATTGGTGGTAAGCCTTACATTCAGGCATATGGTAGCCCATCTGTAGGCTCTATGTATTACGTTTCTTTAACTTTTGATGAGTTACTAAACTAG